The following proteins are encoded in a genomic region of Opitutus sp.:
- a CDS encoding ISAs1 family transposase, with translation MMPAETNPSNPQGEVISLRHLQVQVLDSPELNARAQGLLEEHHYLGAVKPVGERLLYAVSDAQGTWVAVLVFAAAALHLRGREAWIGWSGEQRRRRLALVVNNVRFLLLPKPAVPNLGSAVLSRVLGRLSADWQSRYEHPVLVVETFVDPERFTGSVYKASGWTELGLTKGNTRKSRDYYEHHAKPKRLFVRELEPRARRALQAGQIKPSLAAVEAKVPVRSTLKAPDLISLAEAFRQVPEYRAYIGAYPLHALLAITAAAYLAGAPRGQRDLAAFARRLSPVQRQALGVIRRRGKYGAPSQPTFSRLFARVQAARIEEVLLAHQRQVRGEPPATEIVVIDGKVPKHSGGQNVVTAVTSPSLFYLGSEVVAEKSNEIPAARALCERLDLVDKLVSLDALHTQADTARAIVLEHGGDYLFTVKGNQPGLQKIVAAQVPDPGAPFLTR, from the coding sequence ATGATGCCGGCCGAAACGAACCCGTCGAACCCCCAAGGGGAGGTGATTTCGCTGCGCCACTTGCAGGTGCAGGTGCTAGACAGCCCCGAGTTAAACGCCCGAGCGCAGGGGCTGCTTGAGGAGCATCACTATCTGGGCGCGGTGAAACCGGTGGGCGAGCGGCTGCTGTACGCGGTGAGCGATGCGCAGGGCACCTGGGTGGCGGTGCTGGTGTTTGCGGCGGCGGCGCTGCACCTGCGCGGCCGGGAGGCGTGGATTGGCTGGAGTGGAGAACAGCGCCGACGCCGATTGGCGCTGGTGGTCAACAACGTGCGGTTCCTGCTGCTGCCCAAGCCGGCGGTGCCCAACTTGGGCTCGGCGGTTTTGAGCCGGGTGCTCGGCCGGCTCAGTGCCGACTGGCAGTCGCGTTACGAGCACCCCGTGCTCGTCGTGGAAACCTTCGTCGACCCCGAGCGTTTTACGGGAAGTGTATACAAGGCATCCGGGTGGACCGAGTTGGGCCTGACCAAGGGCAACACGCGTAAGTCGCGCGATTACTACGAGCACCACGCCAAGCCCAAGCGCTTGTTTGTGCGCGAGCTGGAGCCCCGGGCCCGGAGAGCTCTTCAGGCAGGGCAGATCAAACCCTCGCTGGCTGCGGTGGAGGCGAAAGTTCCGGTGCGAAGTACCCTGAAGGCCCCCGATTTAATCAGCCTGGCGGAGGCCTTCCGGCAAGTGCCTGAATACCGCGCCTACATCGGGGCCTATCCCTTGCACGCGCTGCTGGCGATCACGGCGGCGGCCTATCTGGCCGGAGCACCCCGCGGCCAACGTGACCTGGCCGCTTTCGCCCGCCGGCTCTCCCCGGTCCAACGCCAAGCCCTCGGGGTGATCCGCCGCCGCGGCAAATACGGCGCTCCCAGCCAGCCCACCTTCAGCCGTCTGTTCGCCCGTGTGCAGGCCGCGCGCATCGAGGAGGTTTTACTCGCCCACCAACGCCAGGTGCGAGGCGAGCCTCCCGCCACCGAGATCGTGGTCATCGACGGCAAAGTCCCCAAGCACAGCGGCGGACAAAACGTCGTGACCGCGGTTACCTCGCCGAGCTTGTTTTATCTCGGCAGCGAGGTCGTCGCCGAAAAAAGTAACGAGATTCCCGCCGCCCGCGCCCTGTGTGAGAGACTCGATTTGGTCGATAAACTCGTGAGCCTTGATGCCCTGCATACCCAGGCGGACACCGCGCGGGCGATCGTACTGGAGCATGGCGGCGACTACCTGTTCACCGTCAAAGGCAATCAGCCCGGCTTGCAGAAAATCGTAGCAGCGCAAGTGCCCGATCCGGGCGCCCCTTTTTTGACCCGTTAA
- the ispH gene encoding 4-hydroxy-3-methylbut-2-enyl diphosphate reductase, producing the protein MSVSLTLVFDSNNRLAVQARAAGWEPAPASAFVGHTEPREFFFLAHGEVQHRVFFAQTADSAESGRVFSSAAPESGGAVFRSLEWLASAPSTLFPLLAALLPALEPHLIHIPYLQLGEHDFIYKFRPEKDRNLTLYSQDGHTSALYQSALCTAIKAIARRREGIAAAPIPLDFGSVHYLIPSHFGFCLGVKNAIDRAYETLAANPGRRVFMLSELIHNPFVNEDLLRRGLRYLQTEKGVPFAVNGQKASASPGLPLLWDTLTPDDVVIIPAFGATDEDKKRLVRKGLAVCQYDATCMLVEKVWKAARAYGRAGYTVVIHGKHEHEETKATFSNTRRYAPAVIVRDLAETRRLGEIIALGRHDAEKAQREFETVFAERHTPGLNVVVELDRVAVVNQTTLLMNETQAIIAHLRATYANVFGPDQPDAPARIGGSGRNDTLCYATQVNQDALARALEEPLDAAFIIGGKNSSNTYQLYRLCAQKLGDKAFFIQSETDILSLAEVDHFVFPASGPAQGGHSEVKALWPEGVSPVPRRILITGGASCPDGVIQQVITRINSLFPADQLRSITEVQAAIESAAAVRNG; encoded by the coding sequence GTGAGCGTTTCCCTCACGCTCGTTTTTGACTCCAACAACCGCCTCGCGGTCCAGGCGCGCGCGGCCGGTTGGGAACCGGCGCCCGCCTCCGCCTTCGTTGGCCACACCGAGCCGCGGGAGTTTTTTTTCCTCGCACACGGCGAGGTGCAGCACCGCGTGTTTTTCGCCCAAACCGCTGACTCAGCCGAGAGCGGGCGCGTTTTTTCGAGCGCCGCTCCCGAGTCGGGCGGGGCGGTTTTTCGTTCGCTGGAATGGCTGGCATCGGCGCCGTCCACCCTGTTCCCGCTACTCGCCGCTCTGCTGCCTGCACTTGAGCCGCATTTGATTCACATTCCGTACCTGCAGCTCGGCGAGCACGACTTCATCTACAAGTTCCGCCCGGAGAAGGACCGTAACCTCACGCTGTATTCGCAAGACGGTCACACCAGCGCCCTGTACCAGTCGGCGTTGTGCACGGCCATCAAGGCCATTGCGCGGCGCCGCGAGGGCATTGCGGCAGCGCCGATCCCGCTCGATTTCGGCTCCGTGCATTACCTCATCCCGAGTCATTTCGGTTTTTGTCTTGGGGTTAAAAACGCCATCGACCGCGCCTACGAAACACTCGCCGCCAATCCCGGTCGGCGCGTGTTTATGCTCTCCGAACTGATCCATAATCCCTTCGTCAACGAGGACCTGTTGCGCCGCGGCCTGCGTTATCTACAAACCGAGAAAGGCGTGCCCTTCGCGGTTAACGGCCAGAAGGCCAGCGCGTCCCCCGGACTGCCGCTGCTTTGGGATACCCTGACACCTGACGACGTGGTGATTATCCCCGCCTTCGGCGCGACCGATGAAGATAAAAAACGCCTGGTTCGCAAGGGCCTCGCGGTGTGCCAGTACGACGCGACCTGCATGCTGGTGGAAAAAGTCTGGAAGGCGGCCCGCGCCTATGGTCGGGCTGGGTACACTGTGGTGATCCACGGCAAACACGAGCACGAGGAAACCAAGGCAACCTTTTCCAATACCCGCCGCTACGCCCCCGCCGTGATCGTGCGCGACCTCGCCGAGACCCGCCGACTGGGCGAAATCATCGCCCTCGGCCGCCACGACGCCGAGAAGGCGCAGCGGGAATTCGAGACCGTTTTTGCCGAGCGTCACACGCCAGGCCTCAACGTGGTCGTCGAGCTGGACCGCGTTGCGGTGGTTAACCAAACGACCCTGCTCATGAACGAGACGCAGGCGATCATCGCCCACCTGCGCGCGACCTACGCCAACGTCTTCGGCCCGGACCAGCCCGATGCACCGGCCCGTATCGGCGGCAGCGGTCGCAACGACACCCTGTGCTACGCCACGCAGGTCAACCAAGACGCCCTGGCTCGCGCCCTCGAAGAGCCCCTCGACGCGGCCTTCATTATCGGCGGTAAAAACTCCTCCAACACCTACCAGCTGTATCGCCTGTGCGCGCAAAAACTCGGTGACAAAGCGTTCTTCATCCAAAGCGAAACGGACATCCTCTCGCTGGCTGAAGTGGATCATTTTGTTTTCCCTGCATCCGGCCCGGCGCAAGGCGGGCACAGCGAGGTTAAAGCACTCTGGCCGGAAGGCGTAAGTCCGGTGCCGAGACGCATCCTGATTACCGGGGGCGCATCGTGCCCCGACGGCGTCATCCAACAGGTGATTACCCGGATAAACAGCCTGTTTCCCGCAGACCAACTTCGCTCAATCACCGAGGTGCAGGCCGCCATCGAATCCGCCGCCGCAGTGCGCAACGGTTGA
- a CDS encoding MTAP family purine nucleoside phosphorylase → MGIAFISGTSIVNSPLFAAWEVRRVETKYGVVTFKTDGARVLLNRHGFGVPLPPHAINHRAHFRAIADLGCRDVVALNSVGSLRADLPPGSLVSCSDYVALQQGPATYFDDELKGGAPGIANNLVPLLVAELAPEFLIQTGQVYVQMRGPRFETQAEIRVIRQWGDVVGMTLAHEADLCTELGLNYNSLAIVDNYANGLVEGASIDFARFKDLVRDNQARVNALFAKLLTVLR, encoded by the coding sequence ATGGGCATCGCATTCATAAGTGGTACGAGCATCGTAAATTCGCCGCTGTTCGCGGCTTGGGAGGTGCGCCGCGTCGAGACAAAATACGGAGTGGTCACGTTTAAAACCGATGGCGCGAGGGTTTTACTCAACCGCCATGGTTTCGGGGTTCCGCTGCCACCGCACGCCATCAACCATCGAGCGCATTTTCGCGCCATCGCAGACCTCGGTTGCCGAGATGTGGTTGCGCTCAACTCGGTGGGCTCGCTGCGTGCGGATTTGCCCCCGGGTTCGCTGGTGTCGTGTTCCGATTACGTGGCGCTGCAGCAGGGGCCGGCGACCTATTTTGACGACGAGCTCAAGGGCGGCGCGCCCGGCATCGCCAACAACTTGGTCCCCCTGCTAGTGGCGGAACTTGCCCCTGAGTTTCTGATTCAGACCGGCCAGGTGTATGTGCAGATGCGTGGGCCGCGGTTCGAGACGCAGGCCGAGATCCGCGTAATTCGCCAGTGGGGCGACGTGGTGGGTATGACCCTCGCCCACGAGGCCGATCTGTGCACCGAACTGGGGCTCAACTACAACTCGCTCGCCATCGTGGACAACTACGCGAACGGCCTAGTGGAGGGGGCTTCTATCGACTTCGCGCGCTTCAAGGACCTGGTGCGCGACAATCAGGCCCGGGTGAATGCCTTGTTTGCCAAGCTGCTGACGGTGTTGCGCTGA
- a CDS encoding EamA family transporter, with product MLPLLSVSLLWAFSFGLIKGRLAGLDPVAVSTIRIAFAALVFLPFLRPRALPRRDVVTLALIGVFQFGLMYVLYTTAFGYLKAHEVALATILTPVYVALLDAAVENRTRWRHLIAAALAVLGAAVLLWKNRTSDTIITGFLIVQGANLCFAAGQIAYKRIRPTLPAGVSDAGIFFWPCAGALVATALTSGFMTDWSAFQPTASQWGVLAYLGMLASGVGFFLWNYGATRVNTGTLAVFNNAKVPLGVACSLIFFGDQPASIPRLLISLALLILAVVVSEWKTGEGQKK from the coding sequence ATGCTCCCGCTACTGAGTGTTTCGCTACTGTGGGCGTTTTCGTTTGGCCTGATCAAGGGCCGCTTGGCGGGGCTTGATCCGGTGGCGGTGAGCACCATCAGGATTGCCTTCGCGGCCCTGGTTTTTCTCCCCTTTCTACGGCCGAGGGCGCTGCCCCGGCGCGACGTGGTCACCCTGGCGCTGATCGGCGTTTTTCAGTTTGGCCTCATGTACGTGCTCTACACCACGGCATTCGGGTACTTGAAGGCGCATGAGGTCGCGTTGGCCACGATCCTCACGCCCGTATATGTGGCTCTGCTCGATGCTGCGGTGGAAAACCGCACCCGCTGGCGGCACCTTATCGCGGCTGCGCTGGCGGTGCTCGGCGCAGCGGTGCTGCTTTGGAAAAACCGCACCAGTGACACCATCATCACCGGCTTCCTGATCGTGCAGGGCGCCAACCTCTGCTTCGCAGCAGGCCAGATCGCCTATAAACGCATCCGCCCCACCCTGCCGGCCGGCGTGAGCGACGCTGGCATCTTTTTCTGGCCCTGCGCCGGTGCGTTGGTGGCAACCGCGCTAACCTCCGGCTTCATGACGGATTGGAGCGCGTTTCAGCCGACCGCGAGCCAATGGGGCGTGCTCGCCTACCTCGGAATGCTGGCGTCGGGCGTGGGTTTTTTCCTATGGAATTACGGGGCGACACGGGTCAACACCGGCACCCTGGCGGTATTTAACAACGCCAAGGTTCCCCTCGGAGTTGCCTGTTCGCTGATCTTTTTTGGCGATCAACCAGCCAGTATTCCTCGGCTGCTGATCAGTCTCGCGCTGCTGATCCTGGCCGTGGTCGTGTCGGAATGGAAAACAGGTGAAGGGCAGAAAAAGTAG
- the alaS gene encoding alanine--tRNA ligase produces the protein MTSAEIRQSFLDFFHAQQHTIVPSSSLLPDSPGLLFTNAGMNQFVPIFLGDKQADVSKWAGVRAASNTRAADTQKCIRAGGKHNDLEDVGYDTYHHTLFEMLGNWSFGDYFKKDSLTWGWHLLTKVWGIPAKRLYATVYAPKPGDPSEFDHEAAAIWTELFKAEGLDPALHIVHGNRKDNFWQMGDTGPCGPCSEIHFNLLENDDEAEGRKGVNSSSPRCIEIWNHVFIQFNANADGTFSPLAAKHVDTGMGFERVAGIMATTKNFTDFSPEPSNYNADVFAPLFATVTALSGKTYTGTVPTKREGLTEQENTDIAFRVLADHARTISCAIADGIMPGNDGRNYVIRRILRRGILYGTKLGLKTGFFEQLVTPVVESLGNVFPELKERQEIVRRVIKSEEESFGRTLDRGLGLFTKAAQGAQQISGVLAFELYDTYGFPLDMTQLLATERGLTVDNVEFERLMEEQRNRGRASTKKEIVVAATEGAEAAEAKPTPFIGYVIGKSQSFGVVVTEVVRTETDTYLVFDQTPFYAEMGGQLGDCGVLLAHGEAVQISDTIKDKSGRYLHKVSNVEGNLLPDAPRGARTVTNEFIYSLVNQTVEAGVNMIHRRAIQRHHTATHLLNFALRRVLGTHVRQAGSLNATDRMRFDFAHFEAITPAQLHEIESIVNWRILDNAEVKGYETDFDAKPKGTLAFFGEKYGKRVRVVDIGGYSLELCGGTHVNTTGEIGFFKIISEGGVAAGTRRIEAVAGQAAYDYVRSHEEKLNALAVKVGVPLAQVEQKLDSILSQKAESEKKLKAHEQRAAAALATDLAAKAGQKDGLPYVSAVVAVDAPETLRELGSQVLAKLGEGVVVLGAAFGADKVSLVAFASPAAIKAGHQAGKIISALTAQLGGKGGGKPDFAMGGGKDVAKLAEVLG, from the coding sequence ATGACCTCCGCCGAAATCCGCCAGTCCTTCCTCGATTTCTTCCACGCCCAGCAGCACACGATCGTGCCCTCGTCGTCGCTGCTGCCGGACTCACCCGGATTGCTCTTCACCAACGCCGGCATGAACCAGTTCGTGCCGATCTTCCTCGGTGATAAACAAGCCGACGTCTCCAAGTGGGCCGGTGTCCGCGCCGCATCGAACACCCGCGCCGCCGACACCCAAAAGTGCATTCGCGCCGGTGGTAAACACAACGACCTAGAGGACGTCGGCTACGACACCTACCACCACACGCTCTTCGAAATGTTGGGCAACTGGTCCTTCGGCGATTACTTCAAAAAAGACTCGCTCACTTGGGGCTGGCACCTGTTGACCAAGGTCTGGGGCATTCCCGCCAAGCGCCTCTACGCCACCGTTTACGCCCCCAAACCCGGCGATCCGTCCGAATTCGACCACGAAGCCGCCGCGATTTGGACCGAGCTTTTTAAGGCCGAGGGCCTCGATCCCGCGCTCCACATCGTCCACGGCAATCGTAAGGACAATTTCTGGCAAATGGGCGACACCGGCCCCTGCGGCCCGTGCTCCGAGATCCATTTTAATCTTTTGGAAAACGACGACGAGGCCGAGGGCCGCAAGGGTGTGAACAGCTCCTCGCCGCGCTGCATCGAGATCTGGAACCACGTTTTCATCCAGTTTAACGCCAATGCCGACGGCACGTTCTCGCCGCTGGCCGCCAAACACGTCGACACCGGCATGGGTTTCGAGCGCGTCGCCGGCATCATGGCCACGACGAAGAATTTCACCGATTTTTCCCCTGAGCCGTCCAACTACAACGCCGACGTTTTTGCCCCGTTGTTCGCCACGGTCACCGCGCTGTCCGGCAAGACCTACACCGGCACGGTTCCCACCAAACGCGAAGGCCTCACCGAGCAGGAAAACACCGACATCGCCTTCCGCGTGTTGGCCGACCACGCCCGCACCATCAGCTGCGCCATTGCCGACGGCATCATGCCGGGCAACGACGGCCGCAACTACGTTATCCGCCGCATCCTGCGCCGTGGCATTCTTTACGGCACCAAACTCGGCCTCAAAACCGGCTTCTTTGAGCAACTCGTCACGCCCGTCGTCGAGAGCTTGGGCAACGTTTTCCCCGAGCTAAAAGAGCGCCAGGAAATCGTCCGCCGCGTGATCAAGAGCGAGGAGGAATCCTTCGGCCGCACGCTCGACCGCGGCTTGGGCCTTTTCACCAAAGCCGCCCAAGGCGCCCAGCAAATCAGCGGCGTACTCGCCTTCGAACTCTACGACACCTACGGCTTCCCGCTCGACATGACCCAACTGCTCGCCACCGAGCGCGGCCTGACCGTGGACAACGTCGAGTTCGAGCGCCTGATGGAGGAACAACGCAACCGCGGCCGCGCCTCCACCAAGAAAGAAATCGTCGTCGCCGCCACCGAGGGTGCCGAAGCCGCCGAGGCCAAACCCACGCCGTTTATCGGCTACGTTATTGGGAAATCCCAATCCTTTGGCGTGGTCGTCACCGAGGTGGTGCGCACCGAAACCGACACCTACTTAGTCTTCGATCAGACCCCGTTTTACGCCGAGATGGGCGGCCAACTGGGCGACTGCGGCGTGCTGCTGGCTCACGGTGAAGCCGTGCAGATCAGTGACACGATTAAGGACAAGTCCGGGCGTTACCTGCACAAGGTTTCCAACGTAGAAGGCAACCTGTTGCCCGATGCGCCGCGAGGAGCCCGCACGGTCACCAACGAGTTCATTTACTCCCTGGTCAACCAGACGGTCGAAGCGGGCGTGAACATGATTCACCGCCGCGCCATCCAGCGCCACCACACCGCCACCCACCTGCTCAACTTTGCGCTACGCCGCGTGCTCGGCACCCACGTGCGCCAGGCCGGCTCGCTCAACGCCACGGACCGCATGCGTTTCGACTTCGCTCATTTCGAAGCGATCACCCCGGCCCAACTCCACGAAATCGAGAGCATCGTTAACTGGCGCATTTTGGATAACGCCGAGGTCAAGGGCTACGAAACCGACTTCGACGCCAAGCCCAAGGGCACCCTCGCCTTCTTCGGCGAAAAGTACGGCAAACGCGTGCGCGTGGTCGATATCGGCGGCTACAGCTTGGAGCTGTGCGGTGGTACCCATGTGAATACGACCGGCGAGATCGGCTTCTTTAAAATCATCTCCGAAGGTGGTGTCGCTGCCGGCACCCGCCGCATCGAAGCCGTTGCCGGACAGGCCGCCTACGACTACGTGCGTTCGCACGAAGAAAAGCTCAACGCCCTCGCCGTCAAAGTGGGCGTGCCGTTGGCCCAGGTGGAGCAAAAGCTCGACTCGATCCTCAGCCAAAAGGCCGAGTCCGAGAAAAAGCTCAAAGCCCACGAACAGCGCGCCGCCGCCGCTCTCGCCACCGACCTCGCAGCCAAGGCCGGCCAGAAAGATGGCCTGCCCTACGTTTCCGCCGTGGTCGCGGTCGATGCGCCGGAGACGCTACGTGAGCTCGGCTCGCAGGTTTTAGCCAAGCTGGGTGAAGGCGTGGTGGTGCTCGGTGCTGCGTTTGGTGCCGACAAGGTTTCGCTGGTCGCCTTCGCCTCGCCGGCGGCGATCAAGGCCGGCCACCAGGCCGGCAAGATCATCTCGGCGCTGACTGCGCAACTCGGAGGCAAAGGCGGCGGCAAACCCGACTTCGCCATGGGTGGCGGCAAAGACGTTGCCAAGCTGGCCGAGGTACTCGGGTAA
- a CDS encoding DNA alkylation repair protein: MADALKDLFDAGRYRQTAAQLAALHPRFDSVRFLTHALDGLSDRELLARLHRTAEAFHLALPVPFAEQLVVLRTHAPQIGHGFVAIWPCAHVTTHGINDPATALDALKFFTRFGSAEFAIRPFIILAPEATIAVMRRWASDADEHVRRLASEGSRPRLPWGGNLPALIADPSPTLPILTALRADPSLYVRKSVANHLNDITKNHPELVLDFVTNWDRTDARTAWIVRHALRTLIKRGHPKALALMGAGATPKLDAHFKVGPARLKLGGTLTLTASLVSTHARTQSLIVDYVLHYARPGGASAEKVFKWKQLTLAAGESVTLSKRQVIRDFSTRRHHPGRHRVELQINGRRLAAGEFSLSG; this comes from the coding sequence ATGGCCGACGCGCTCAAGGATCTGTTCGACGCCGGGCGGTACCGCCAAACCGCCGCGCAACTCGCCGCGCTGCACCCGCGCTTCGACTCCGTCCGTTTTTTGACCCACGCACTAGACGGCCTTTCCGACCGTGAACTGCTCGCCCGCCTGCACCGCACCGCTGAGGCTTTCCACCTCGCATTGCCCGTTCCGTTCGCCGAGCAACTCGTCGTCCTGCGCACCCACGCACCTCAGATCGGCCATGGTTTCGTCGCAATCTGGCCCTGCGCTCACGTCACCACCCACGGTATTAACGACCCGGCGACGGCACTCGACGCCCTCAAATTTTTCACTCGGTTCGGTTCGGCTGAGTTCGCCATTCGCCCCTTCATCATCCTCGCGCCGGAGGCAACGATTGCGGTAATGCGTCGCTGGGCCAGTGACGCCGATGAACACGTACGCCGCCTTGCCAGCGAGGGCTCGCGTCCGCGCCTGCCGTGGGGCGGAAACCTGCCCGCGCTCATCGCCGATCCGTCCCCCACCCTGCCGATTCTCACTGCGCTGCGCGCCGATCCCAGCCTCTACGTGCGCAAGTCGGTCGCCAACCACCTCAACGACATCACCAAAAACCACCCTGAATTGGTGCTGGATTTCGTGACCAACTGGGATCGCACCGACGCGCGCACCGCTTGGATCGTTCGCCACGCCCTGCGCACCCTGATCAAACGCGGCCATCCCAAGGCGCTGGCTTTAATGGGCGCCGGTGCCACGCCCAAACTTGATGCCCACTTCAAAGTCGGCCCTGCCCGCCTAAAGCTCGGTGGCACACTGACATTAACCGCCAGCCTCGTTTCCACCCACGCGCGCACGCAGTCGTTGATTGTCGACTACGTGCTTCATTACGCCCGGCCCGGTGGAGCCTCGGCCGAGAAGGTGTTTAAGTGGAAACAACTCACCTTGGCCGCCGGTGAAAGCGTCACTTTGAGCAAACGGCAGGTGATCCGCGACTTCTCCACAAGGCGCCACCACCCGGGGCGCCACCGCGTGGAATTGCAGATCAACGGTCGCCGTCTTGCCGCCGGGGAGTTTTCTCTTTCTGGATAG